The genomic stretch GATTTTTCAGttccagaaccaattcatttcgtaagtagaggtaccactgtacttagttTTTGAAAAGTGGTAGGGCCCTCCTGGGAACCGAGCCTGATTTATTCTAAATAAAGAGCAACACTCCCTGCAAGTGGATCACATTTTATTACCACTATTGAACAGCCACATTTAGTTTGACTTCATCCAcagaaagtgacatttatcagaGCTTAGCCAGGGGGCCATTTCATGCCGCGACCCCCTAAGACGTGGATGTGGATGTGGTAGACCGACTGGCCGCCGTCGGGCCCGTCATTGATGACGATCCTATAGCCTTTGTTTAGGCCCGCCTGCTGGGCACACTTCTTGGCCACGATCAGCAAGTGGCCCAGTAGCTGCGACGGGGAGAGTTTAAGTGGTCATAAAAAGCACAAAATAATTTCACGTtccgtatatacataatattaaACCTTACTTCGGCGTCACCATCCTCTGCTTTGGAAAGCTGGACAATGGGCTTCTTGGGGACCACCAGGATGTGAGTGGGCGCTTGGGGGGAAATATCAGGGAAGGCCACACACTAAACAGACAAAAGGAAATGTACTATTACTCACAATTGTTATGGTGCGTTTCCTAATCACCAATCAGTGTTTGGCACTAAAGTAAACCCTTATAGAGTAAGTGACATTTTTTGGTAATTcaaaaaattttggggggtAATGTaggccacttttttttttgtgattaattattactATATTTTGTAATAATATATTTCTTAAATTACTAACATTATAAATtaaatgttaattaaaaaaaataaaaatgactaatttgTTATTGCCGTCAATAACACAAACATCATCGCTTTGAATTaactgcctgccattgacaatgatggatgtccaatcgatttaaactgggaggaatgGCTATCAATGCTGATGTTTCAGTCCAACTGACGGCGTTTGACGTCCAATTTGGactgaatggcagccaatgaaaacTGAAAATATGAATTACATTTTGtgtacatttatattttgacaaaaaaaagaaactgaaaattaaaaaattaaaaaaaaaacattttatggaAAGTACTAAAATGTTTAGAAAATGAGattgaattaaaaatacaaacaaaagtaCAAAACGACATACTTTAAACAGAAGGAATCTTTTTTATCATACTTTAATTATTCATtgtagggctacagctatcaattattttagtagttaatTAATGAATGAACTCGTTAGttgaaataatcgagtaatcggataaggaaaataaaataataataaaaaaatacctgaTTTGAGCCTTaatcggtataaaaaataaataaataaatgaggatctaagtacaacaaaagaacaattgtctaatttacaaagcaaaagtccgctagcttaaatgctataaaatgctaacttttttttttttcaataatgctcttatcaaatggttcaaacactgaCGGTGTTTGACGTCCAATTTGGactgaatggcagccaatgactagCTTAAAATATGAATTACATTTTGTGTTCATTTatattttgataaaaaaaagaaactgaaaattaaaaaaaaaaaataaaaaaattcatggAAAGTCCTAAAATGTTTAGAAAATGAGattgaattaaaaatacaaaaaaattacaaaacgaCATAATTTAAACAGAAGGAATCTTTTATTTTATCATACTTTAATTATTCATTGtaggggctgcagctatcaattatcttAGTAGTTAATTAATGAATGAActcgttagttcaaataatcgagtaatcggataaggaaaatatatatatatatttttttttaaacctgaatTGAGCCTTAAtcggtataaataaataaataaataaatgaggatctaagtacaacaaaagaacaattggctaatttacacagcaaaagtccgctagcttaaatgctataaaatgctaactttttttaaattattttttttacaatgctcttatcaaatggttcaaacacatattcccacaaaaaaacggctaaatacctataaactaaactatgaatgcattaaaaaaaaaagtctcaaacgAAATATTTGCTTATGTTGgtattaacagggagcagctggattcagccatgtgaaatgagttatgtcataattatattcactgttgccactagagggcagtgtatccacccaaatcaataaaactaaatgcaaacaagttcaaaacaaaccatgacaacgccactttaattaaacaaatactcgaagcaaaatTTCATTTTCCTTTTTCGATTTGAATTACTcgtgttaattgattaattgttgcagcactaattcatattaaaaaaaaaaaaaaaaattggagacGAAAATAAACAGATATCTGAAAAAGTGTTCTTTTTTGGGACAAATTTAAACATAAAGAGTGACagtcgtgtataaaagtaccaacatCATGCATTATAATTATTACGTGATGAATGAacctaaaacaaaataaatacacttggttgccatagatgtccaatttagaGAAATAGATTAAAGCGCCTCGGtgtccctcgtgaggataaacgGAATAGACGTATATGGATtagatttaataataataaatattgcagCCATATTTAATGTCActtggccaaagaacacttgcaGGAAATGTTTTTGACTCATTGACTTTATTTCAGCATTATGAATCTAAATCCAAAATTTAAAACTGAAATATAACCCATTATTACAATCACATTTCGACCAATACTCTACTTTATTAGTcgatatcattttaattttaatgctTATGCACGAAGCTAAAAATTAGCACTCTTTTCTTAAACCCCAATACCGTAAATATGCGGTGAATGCATGTTGAAGGGCGTTGAATGAAAGCTTACCCGATCGTCCTCGTAGAGAAATGTTGCAGGGATTTCTTTACGAATGATTTTGCCAAAAATTGTGTCTCCGCCAGCTTTGGCCACTTGAGCTTTCGCTGTTTCGTCAGCCATATTTGCGCAGAAGCACGTTGACAGAGAGGCGGGGTCCAGTAGTTAGCAGCAAGGCGACAGCTGATTGGCTTACGGCAAAGTTTTCACAACGGTTGCTGATTGGTCAATGGTCGTTCCATGCGGAAGTTAgcaacaataaaaacaaaatcaagaTGGGTACCCGCGTGAAGGTGAGCTGCAAACAAGCTTGATTGCAATTTTACTATTTTATGTTCTACCTGATTCAAAATTATATCTCTATGTAATTTAACATTCCGGTGCGTTGCATATAGGTCACTAAAGCGGACAGCTGTTAAAAAATAACTTTCTCTTGAATGGTTTACCACTACTGGGAAATCTCATAATTTGTCAATCCTTCTATAATGGAAGAAACTCATATGTCTGATGATATACAGTAACATTTAAGGCAGCAGGTTATCTGTGggggatatatatatttttttatttccaatatgTAGAAATTTATTATTAACCTTGTGTCCTATGAAGTTGACATTATGCTTCAGCCAGTAGTGTATGTTTGGATGCTTTGTGACCTTTCATGCACCCTAGTTGCGATGAACATAGAAATGTTTAAAGATGCAGAGACTAACTAAATAGTTCATGTTTTGTATGCTttataatcatattttgagatgtttTTCATGTCCTGAGAAGAATAAAAACACTTcagaaataaatgttgaacaaGGCATCAGAGGTGAATTCAAATAACACGATTCACATTTTTGCAGGTCCTGAATGTATTTAAATCGCTGCACAGAGCAAGGATGGCTGTGTTCAAAGATGACGAGAGGGCACTGACAGGTCAGTTTGTTTATAGTTAACAGGACAATTACCTGAGTAGAAATAGTGTCGAGTGGAAGTTAAGATACTTTGGTCAAATCAACTGGTAAAAgtagacataattattcaaatactttacttttgtaataaaaatttaaaaaatggctgACTCCAAACATGCAACACACTGTAAATTATATGCAATACATGTAGGCATGTGAcctaattttgaaaattgctgcCATGCAAGATAATATGAAAGAGGGcacatttttgttttacttagaGTATGTTTTtggttgtgatttattattatatcttGGTATTATTATACCCCTcttttgttatagtttgtgttttatcttaagtgaaatatttattggaattgaattgatcTACTTGCATTGTTAGGATATATTGTCACAAGATTAGCGGTCAAATTGGTATATTGTCACTAGATTAGCGgtcaaattggtttaaaaaaaatgaatatcgtATATTGGCAATAAATAACGAGACAGTATATCGCCCAACAAGTTTTTATTGCAACAGGATTACCAATAGCTCTTGAAGGAGAGGAGGAGGAGTACCTTTTCTCggtttattctaacacacttaatacaatcaatcagggaatagtatcttttctcgtatttaccaacCGACACTTGTGCCAtattttaaggaaaacaagcagaatatagggcataaaagatacatgaCTCCTTCTTAGCCCAACGTGTCCGTCATGCaattgactgagcaagattgacactgacAAGCTCACGTCTGCACTACCAACCGTCACAATcacttctcccggacagtccagaacaaatggtgggacgccctgtcccaacacaaggaacactggagaacgcccgatatccaactgataacacgactaatAAGACACCAAGAGCCCTTTTAACGCTGagttggcaaaatccacaaccctcgttgccctgacaacagttagTCCCGaaccctcctgtccaatccacaaacaggcaataatcccaaacacacccttcttcctgcccacggcccgccctgCGAGAGCTttgaaaagactgaatgtttaactaagcgttgtcatttttcacgGGAACCTTCTGTTGACGtttgatagggtgaccttgcctccgcgcctgagtctgtttctgttttgCCTCGCTGTCAACCTGAGTAAATTGTCAGCTTGTTttttggtgagccttctttaaacctttcaaaatggagtcagtgcaaagggataagactaaggtgaacgcgcggggtttggccttttggctgggaTGTCGGGGTCCCGCCGGCcaaggtcgttggagctgcgccagtgcggatccggcggttcggctggtgtgattccggctgtctggctaaaaggtcaaatttCTTCATTCTAAAGGAACTAATTATTGGAAAAGTACTAATTAAATTGAACAAaaccacaacaaaaaacattggagaaaaaaaatacgcaTGATAAGTACAAATATATACCTGAAATTTCTACTTACATTTGCACTTCGCCACTTCCTACAACTGTATCAGATCATGTTTTGAATAATATGAGGTAATACAAATGCTCTtcatttcttcctttttaaGCCGCAAGATCAAAAATTAATGAGGAGTTCcgtaaaaataaacaggaatcaTCAGAAGAAAACATTATAGAGGTGAAGTGCTTTGTATTAAAAGCCAAATGTGCAACTACACCTTCACTGGTTGAGTTAGGTgattgaaaatgtgtgttttgttgtcACAGATGATCAAAATGGGTTCCGACGTGGAAGCAGTCCTACGCACAGGCGTGCTTCAAATGGAGCATGTCGGCGACAAAAAGCTCTGTGAGTTCATATTTCCATTTTGTTTTCACACCAAATAATTTCCATCGTGTTTATGACTGTTTTAATTTGTTCGCTTACAGTGCTTCGACCCAGAGAGGATCTGCTACTAGAAAATGTGCCCTTTTGTGACCAGCCCAGGAAAAAGTCATGATGGCAtgcgatttatttatttattttccgcaATTCCCACTGAGTGGGACTTAATTTCACTCATTAAACACAGGAACCTTGATACCATTTACCAGTAGTGGAAAACCTAGACAGGAATGGAAACCAGGCTTTTCATTGTTGTTCATGTTGAAGATATAAAGATCTCAAATCAACTGAATCAATGTTAACCTTTTTACAAAATGCACGTAAAGATCATTTTTATAGTTTCCTGTTACTGCAATGCTTTGGACAGTCAATCACAAACAGCATTTCAAACAAAGTGGATTGGAGTATTCTGTCGAATTTTGGCTTTGGATTGGAGGAAACAGGGTTGACagtcttggccaaaagtattggcacccctgcatttccgtcagataatgctaaatttctcccTGAACATGATTGCATTTACAATTGCTTTGGTAGTgagatattcatttattttgcctgcaatgaaaaaacacaaaagagaatgaaaaaaaaattacatcataatcattttaacaaaactccaaaaatagccaaaagaattggcaccctcagcctaatacttggtagcacaacctttagataaaataactgcgaacaaccgcttccgataTCCAtccatgagtttcttacaatgctctactggaattttagaccattcttctttggccaactgctccaggtctttgagattggaagggtgccttctccaaactgctattTTCAGATATCGCCGCAggagttctatgggattcaggtctggacccgttgctggccactttagaagtctccagtgctttctctcaaaccattttctagtgctttttgacgtGTCTTGTGGGTCATTgtactgctggaagacccatgacctctgagggagactcagctttctcacattgggccctacattatgctgaaaaaattattggtagtcttcagacttcataatgccatgcacatggtcaagcagtccagtgctcgAGGTAGCAaaccaaccccaaaacatcagggaacctcagccatgtttgactgtggagacagtgttttttttttctgaaggcctcgtttttctgtaaagtctatgttgatgccttttcccagaaagctctacttttgtctcatctgaccagagagcattcttccaaaacgtttttggctttctcgggtagcttttggcaaactccagcctggcttttttatgtctccgggtcagaagtgaggtcttcctgggtgtgctaccatagagtcccttttcattcagacgccgacggatagtaaggGTTGACACGGTTTTATCCTCGGACTgcaagacagcttgaacttgtttggatgttagtcgagtttctttatccaccaaccgcacaatctttcgttgaaatttctcatcaatttttcttttccgtccacatctatggaggttagccacagtgcagtgggctttacacttattggctacactgcgcacggtagacacaggaacaatcAGGTCTTTGTAGATGGACTTGTAGTCTTGAGATtgctcatgcttcctcacagtttTGTTTGTGGGGGCAGTGGGGACACTTTACCTTTATATTGCTCTGCGCCAAGCACTTTAATGGAAACTAACCCATAGTATTGTTGGAACTCCAATCTGAATTTCGTTGTTATCttgacaatgacaaataaactctgaatctgaatctgaattttgcttctcaagtcctcaggcaattctttggtcttcttctctccatgctcaatgtggtacacaaaaggacacaggacagaggttgagtcaacttcaatccattttaactggctgcaagtttgatttagttattgccaccacctgttagatGCCACAAGTAGGTAaccggtgctgttaattacacaaattataaAAGCATCACAttatttcaaagggtgccaatacttttgtctggcccatttttggaggtatttgtaaaatgatcatgattttttttttccattatgttttgtattttgtcattgcaagcaaaataaatgaaaatattaccaccaaagcatttgtaattgcaatcttttctgggaaaaattgagcattatctgacagaactacaggggtgccaatacttgtggccagcactgtatgtaggAGTAGATGCAAAATCCACTTCCGTGTCAGCCTTTTGTCTGAAAATTCAACGTCCAGAGACTTcaatcaaattttatttaaatcaagCTCTAGCAAACAAGACAAGGATTAGGGCCACTGTAAATTGATGAAGAAATTCTGCTGGAAATGTCAGAGGTGCTGGATTTTTTCATGTGTGTAAGGTTTGTTGTATACAGTgaaataaaaagagaaaagaaaaaaatctatattaaaaaaaaatctgaatcatGGAAAATAAAAATGGTGTCCCCAAGtgacatttacaaaaaaaaggggggtgCAAAATATTGATGAGAATCAGAGATTGGTGTGAGTGTAACATCACAGAACAGACAGCAAACAGTTCATGGCGTTTATGCTACTTCGAACTTTCAAATTCATTCCAAACCTTTTGTCCTGCTTGCATTTCTGATGTGTTTTAATAAAACTTAACACTGGCGGGGAAAAAAGTTGTCAAAACACACgcaaaaataatacaaacttgAATTGGGAAGATTTTAAGTTTTgaagcaccaaaaaaaaaaaaaaaaaagatatgacaCTGTTGAGCTAAAGAGCACACTTTTGGGCGTCGAGGCTGAAACCAGGACGAGACCAATGGcataaaattacttttttttttttttttttttttttaatttccaggCATGGTGGGATGTACCAAACacatataaatacagtggttgatgaagtactcacttttgtttttactcaagtaaaagtacagatagaggtgtaaaaaaatacttaagtaaaagtacaagtatctaagaaaaaaaactcaagtaaaattacaaaaacacttgctttaaaatttacaagtaaaaaaataaatgtattttctcCCAATGTAGTAtatgtatacatgtatatatatttcaatatacatacagagatctgagtcaatattcaaagaaagaacaaaaaaaattcattgactgctcaattttaaactgtgctgaatggaaaaaaacaagccataaaattgactgcatttTATGAAACAAGCTCAAAACCCCCTAAATTTAGTGTAAaggcggattgcaagcaactatcaggtgcttaacgccacctactgtacaaaagTTTGCAGCACACATCTGCAGGTGCACTGATCTCactgttaatgttttttttttttaattgtttgttttaggtcaatatcttgttcacctgccgaaTCGTTCTtctac from Corythoichthys intestinalis isolate RoL2023-P3 chromosome 10, ASM3026506v1, whole genome shotgun sequence encodes the following:
- the hint1 gene encoding histidine triad nucleotide-binding protein 1 — its product is MADETAKAQVAKAGGDTIFGKIIRKEIPATFLYEDDRCVAFPDISPQAPTHILVVPKKPIVQLSKAEDGDAELLGHLLIVAKKCAQQAGLNKGYRIVINDGPDGGQSVYHIHIHVLGGRGMKWPPG
- the lyrm7 gene encoding complex III assembly factor LYRM7 isoform X1, which produces MGTRVKVLNVFKSLHRARMAVFKDDERALTAARSKINEEFRKNKQESSEENIIEMIKMGSDVEAVLRTGVLQMEHVGDKKLLLRPREDLLLENVPFCDQPRKKS
- the lyrm7 gene encoding complex III assembly factor LYRM7 isoform X2; translated protein: MAVFKDDERALTAARSKINEEFRKNKQESSEENIIEMIKMGSDVEAVLRTGVLQMEHVGDKKLLLRPREDLLLENVPFCDQPRKKS